One Candidatus Glassbacteria bacterium DNA segment encodes these proteins:
- a CDS encoding Gfo/Idh/MocA family oxidoreductase, whose protein sequence is MVGGGEGAFIGAVHRRAAVMDGQIELTAGAFDIDPEKGRRFGVEEMYLDPARSYGSFKEMAEAEARLGSGGGAIDFVSIVTPNHVHFPVARTFLEAGFHVVCEKPMTISLDEAQQLRNIVEETGKIFCLTHTYTGYPMVKQAKHMVASGQVGEIRKIIVEYPQDWLLTRVELEGVAQAVWRTDPKQSGPAGALGDIGTHCANLVHYITGLEVMEVCAEMRTCLEGRRLDDDVNVLMKYNNGAHGILQVSQISAGEENHLTIRIYGDKCSLHWDQEHPNYLTVKTPGEPVRIYSRGQGYLCEQARLACRIPPGHPEAFIEAFANIYLGAATAIRKAESGADQPPAPDFPDVMDGVRGMAFIETVIESACSKNKWIPFEKF, encoded by the coding sequence ATGGTCGGTGGGGGTGAGGGCGCCTTTATCGGGGCCGTGCACCGGCGGGCCGCGGTGATGGATGGTCAGATCGAGTTGACTGCCGGTGCGTTCGATATCGACCCGGAAAAGGGCAGACGTTTCGGCGTCGAGGAGATGTACCTCGACCCCGCGCGCTCCTACGGCAGCTTCAAGGAGATGGCCGAGGCCGAAGCCAGACTAGGCTCCGGGGGCGGCGCGATCGATTTCGTCTCAATTGTCACTCCCAACCACGTCCATTTCCCCGTGGCCAGAACTTTCCTCGAGGCCGGCTTCCACGTGGTCTGCGAGAAGCCGATGACGATCAGTCTCGACGAAGCTCAACAGCTCAGGAATATTGTGGAGGAAACAGGTAAAATATTCTGCCTGACCCACACCTATACGGGCTACCCGATGGTCAAGCAGGCCAAACACATGGTCGCATCGGGCCAGGTGGGGGAAATCAGGAAAATTATTGTCGAGTACCCGCAGGACTGGCTGCTGACCAGGGTGGAGCTCGAGGGCGTGGCCCAGGCTGTCTGGCGCACCGATCCCAAGCAGAGCGGTCCGGCCGGCGCGCTGGGCGATATCGGCACCCACTGCGCCAACCTGGTGCACTATATCACCGGCCTCGAGGTTATGGAGGTCTGCGCCGAAATGCGGACCTGCCTGGAGGGCCGCCGGCTCGACGACGATGTCAACGTGCTGATGAAATACAATAACGGCGCCCACGGTATCCTGCAGGTCAGCCAGATTTCCGCCGGCGAGGAAAACCACCTCACTATCCGGATCTACGGCGACAAGTGCAGCCTCCACTGGGACCAGGAGCACCCCAATTACCTGACAGTCAAAACGCCCGGCGAACCGGTCAGAATCTACAGCCGGGGCCAGGGCTACCTCTGCGAACAAGCCCGGCTCGCCTGCCGGATTCCCCCGGGACACCCGGAAGCCTTTATCGAGGCGTTCGCCAATATCTACCTCGGCGCCGCGACCGCCATCCGCAAGGCCGAAAGCGGGGCAGATCAGCCGCCAGCGCCTGATTTCCCGGACGTGATGGACGGTGTGCGCGGAATGGCCTTTATCGAAACGGTGATCGAAAGCGCTTGCAGCAAGAACAAATGGATCCCGTTCGAAAAATTCTGA